GCCGCAAACCGTTCTTAGTTGATTTGGATCAATCAGTGGTTGATAATCAAGAGAACCAAAGATAGCCTAACGCGGCAGTATAGAAATATTCCAATTCAAAATTTCCTATAATTGAGAGCCATTCGTCCGCCCGAGGTATTTTTTAATTTCCATTTGCTCCTTTCCCTCCTCCATCGGGCAGTAAGCAGGTGCATCATCCCGAATCGAAACGGAGAGTACCATGGGAATCGACGACGAAAAATTAACTTCCGAGCATCGACTTCGACGTATTTCCGAGATACTTGTCAACACCGGTCGAAAAGGGCTCTGTCGCAGAGTTGGTGACGAGCTTTGGTTAGAATGTCTTTAGGAATTCATTCTGACAGGAGTATCCGGTTGGTGAACTCCCTTCTTGTCGGATGAGTTATCCTGATGGTTTTTAACCTTCAGGAGTCGGAGTCATGTCGAAGCGTCGTGTTCGAGATCCCCAGAGGGAAGCATTTTGGAAGAAAACGATTTTGGATCAGCGTTCCAGCAACGAATCCATTCGAGCCTACTGTCAGCGGCATCGAATCAGCGAGGCGGCCTACTATTACTGGCAACGGGAACTCAAGCGTCGGGAGGCCGAAGCATCCCCTGCATTTGTTCCGATCACGGTAGTTCCCACTGCTTCCGATTCAACAAAGCCGTCCCCGACGATGATCGAAGTCCGCTGTCCGTCGGGACACGTTGTGACTGTTCACAGTGTCGAAGAATCGACTTTCCGAGCCCTCTTCGGCGCGTTGTCCGCCCAGGAGGTCTCATGTTGAACTATACTTCGGCGAAGATCCTTCTATGCGTGGCCCCGACCGACATGCGGAAGAGCTTCGACGGTCTGGCGGCCCTGGCCCGCGAGCACCTCAAAAGCGATCCTCTCTCGGGCACCTGGTTCGTCTTTCGCAACAAAAGAGCGGACAAGTTGAAGCTGCTCTACTGGGACAAAGACGGCTACGTCATCTGGCAGAAGCGTTTGGAGGCCGGAACCTTCGAGATGCCCAAGATCCCCGTGGATGCGGCCGGTGTATCGATCTCCTCGAGCGATCTGGCTTTGATTCTCAGCGGCATCGACCTCTCTTCGGTCCGGCGTCGCAAACGCTTTGAACTCGAACGTCAGGCCGGTTGAAAATCTTTTCCGGGAAGCAAGATTATTGTGTGAATCGGTGAAACTTCTAGCCGCGCCGCGCGTATTATCGGTATGGACAATCCATCCATTCTCGCTGATGCGTCGCTGCCCCAGGATCTGGCCACCTGCCACGGCATGATCCGCGAATTACTCGCCGCCCACATTCAGCTTCAAAAGCGTACCGAACAACTCGAACACCGCCTCGACCTCTTGCCCAAACGCGTCTATGGTCCGAAGTCCGATCGCATTCACCCCGATCAACCCAGCCTCTTCGACGAAGCCGATCTGCCGCAGCCGGCTCCGGCTCTCGAACCGCCAAGGACCGAAGAGCCGACGAAGAATCGAAAGAAAGGGCATGGCCGCAAAGCGCTTCCCGGGAATCTGCGTCGCGAGACGACGGAGATCGATATTCCCCAAGCCGAGAAGTGGGCCATCGGCGGGAATTGGGTTCGCATCGGGGAAGAGATCAGCGAGAAGCTCGATTACAAATCTTCCTCGC
The genomic region above belongs to Telmatocola sphagniphila and contains:
- the tnpB gene encoding IS66 family insertion sequence element accessory protein TnpB (TnpB, as the term is used for proteins encoded by IS66 family insertion elements, is considered an accessory protein, since TnpC, encoded by a neighboring gene, is a DDE family transposase.) — translated: MLNYTSAKILLCVAPTDMRKSFDGLAALAREHLKSDPLSGTWFVFRNKRADKLKLLYWDKDGYVIWQKRLEAGTFEMPKIPVDAAGVSISSSDLALILSGIDLSSVRRRKRFELERQAG
- the tnpA gene encoding IS66 family insertion sequence element accessory protein TnpA, which codes for MSKRRVRDPQREAFWKKTILDQRSSNESIRAYCQRHRISEAAYYYWQRELKRREAEASPAFVPITVVPTASDSTKPSPTMIEVRCPSGHVVTVHSVEESTFRALFGALSAQEVSC